In one window of Mytilus trossulus isolate FHL-02 chromosome 7, PNRI_Mtr1.1.1.hap1, whole genome shotgun sequence DNA:
- the LOC134727276 gene encoding transmembrane protease serine 9-like translates to MVDINSKFLCIFYLFLLAVTDITYSKRHGSKEHNSGNGHGNGHGHSHAHFGQGHVHDQEQDSKGHNSNGHGHDQDPDSKGHNSNGHGHGQNNGHKVSNLGHLLNSYNVPLNNNLPNHQLTKQSITTEKSVHQQNTNHFESWKANWWNEHLEICGKQEVEPRFSLSRIIGGREAIKGSWPWMISLFNNLLRQPTCAAVLISEQWALTAGHCFSRMFDNETFITARIGLHNASAFAEDTNEQAFKIIKVIKHQGIEASTVPFNNDIALLKLDRTVTYSSAVRPVCLPDNTNIDQTVCAISGWGRYREPKKTPDPDAWPQILQQTRVPILPQEICMSNYKNKVTDNMFCAGYEQGGVDACQGDSGGPLQCQEDGRWCLRGIISWGGITYTECAQPLQPGVYTKVYNYVDWILQNIFENT, encoded by the exons ATGGTTGATATTAACTCaaaatttttatgtattttttatttgtttctccTGGCAGTAACAg ATATTACTTATTCTAAACGCCATGGTTCAAAAGAACATAACTCTGGAAATGGACATGGAAATGGACACGGACATTCTCATGCGCATTTTGGACAGGGTCATGTTCATGATCAGGAACAAGATAGCAAAGGTCACAATTCGAACGGTCATGGTCATGACCAGGACCCAGATAGCAAAGGTCACAATTCGAACGGTCATGGGCATGGCCAAAACAATGGTCATAAAGTCTCAAACCTCGGTCACCTACTAAATAGCTACAATGTGCCATTAAACAATAATTTACCAAACCACCAATTAACAAAACAGTCCATTACTACAGAAAAATCTGTTcatcaacaaaatacaaatcacTTTGAAAGTTGGAAGGCTAATTGGTGGAATGAACATTTAGAGATATGTGGAAAACAAGAAGTAGAACCACGATTTTCGTTAAGCAGAATAATAGGAGGAAGAGAAGCTATAAAAGGAAGCTGGCCGTGGATG ATTTCCTTGTTCAACAACCTTCTCAGACAGCCAACTTGTGCAGCAGTATTAATATCGGAACAATGGGCATTAACAGCAGGTCACTGTTTTTCaag GATGTTTGACAACGAAACGTTTATAACTGCTAGAATAGGCCTGCACAATGCTTCTGCGTTTGCTGAAGATACAAATGAGCAAGCATTTAAGATCATCAAAGTTATAAAACACCAAGGAATTGAAGCCAGTACTGTACCTTTTAATAATGATATTGCTTTACTCAAACTTGACCGGACTGTAACATACAGTTCTGCTGTTCGACCGGTGTGTCTACCAGATAATACAAACATAGACCAAACAGTATGTGCTATCAGTGGATGGGGACGCTACAGAG AACCAAAAAAGACACCCGATCCAGATGCTTGGCctcaaattttacaacaaaCCCGTGTTCCAATACTTCCACAGGAGATATGTATgtcaaactataaaaataaagtcACAGACAATATGTTTTGTGCCGGATATGAACAGGGAGGTGTCGACGCATGTCAA GGTGACAGTGGTGGGCCCTTACAATGTCAGGAAGATGGACGCTGGTGCTTGAGAG GAATAATAAGTTGGGGAGGAATAACTTACACAGAATGCGCACAACCACTTCAACCAGGAGTTTACACAAAGGTATACAACTACGTTGATTGGATATTGCAAAATATATTCGAAAACACGTGa
- the LOC134725925 gene encoding trypsin-1-like isoform X4: MKYLICCVIFGVVAASGNHGGPMSIVGGTNASPNQYPYQISIKGAGYNHFCGGSLVRTGSGEIVVVTAAHCLEGEPASNVQVVVGRHTIDGSSGNQYTKEYKLKKIILHPEYDSDTVNNDVAIMYLDGTVDINAGVQPIELSDKPTVNYFNKECIITGWGALTEGGKSPNILQHASVDFFPDVKCTKDYGDGYKKQTMLCGGKRAGGIDACQGDSGGPFACKENGKLVLSGVTSWGQGCAQAGKAGIYTDVFMS; the protein is encoded by the exons ATGAAGTATCTAATTTGCTGTGTGATCTTTGGTGTAGTTGCGG CTTCCGGTAATCATGGAGGTCCAATGAGTATAGTTGGTGGAACAAATGCCTCACCCAATCAATATCCTTATCAG aTTTCAATAAAAGGGGCAGGTTATAACCATTTCTGTGGAGGGTCTCTGGTTCGAACTGGAAGCGGTGAAATAGTTGTAGTGACAGCTGCACATTGCTTAGAAGG TGAACCGGCATCTAACGTTCAAGTTGTTGTCGGTAGACATACCATTGATGGCAGCTCAGGAAACCAGTATACAAAGGaatacaaattaaagaaaataatcctGCATCCTGAATACGATAGCGATACAGTTAACAATGATGTTGCAATCATGTACCTAGATGGCACTGTAGACATCAATGCTGGTGTTCAACCAATAGAACTGTCAGATAAACCAACTGTTAACTATTTTAATAAAGAATGCATTATCACTGGATGGGGTGCACTAACTGAAG GCGGTAAAAGTCCAAATATACTTCAGCATGCCTCAGTCGATTTCTTCCCTGATGTCAAATGCACAAAAGATTACGGTGATGGGTATAAAAAGCAAACAATGCTTTGTGGTGGAAAACGTGCTGGTGGTATTGATGCATGCCAG ggAGATTCTGGTGGACCATTTGCCTGTAAAGAAAATGGAAAACTGGTATTAAGCG GAGTAACAAGCTGGGGACAAGGTTGTGCTCAAGCTGGAAAAGCTGGCATCTATACCGATGTATTTATGTCTTGA
- the LOC134725925 gene encoding trypsin-1-like isoform X1, with product MKYLICCVIFGVVAASGNHGGPMSIVGGTNASPNQYPYQISIKGAGYNHFCGGSLVRTGSGEIVVVTAAHCLEGEPASNVQVVVGRHTIDGSSGNQYTKEYKLKKIILHPEYDSDTVNNDVAIMYLDGTVDINAGVQPIELSDKPTVNYFNKECIITGWGALTEGGKSPNILQHASVDFFPDVKCTKDYGDGYKKQTMLCGGKRAGGIDACQGDSGGPFACKENGKLVLSGVTSWGQGCAQAGKAGIYTDVFMMRRFLDGRLGF from the exons ATGAAGTATCTAATTTGCTGTGTGATCTTTGGTGTAGTTGCGG CTTCCGGTAATCATGGAGGTCCAATGAGTATAGTTGGTGGAACAAATGCCTCACCCAATCAATATCCTTATCAG aTTTCAATAAAAGGGGCAGGTTATAACCATTTCTGTGGAGGGTCTCTGGTTCGAACTGGAAGCGGTGAAATAGTTGTAGTGACAGCTGCACATTGCTTAGAAGG TGAACCGGCATCTAACGTTCAAGTTGTTGTCGGTAGACATACCATTGATGGCAGCTCAGGAAACCAGTATACAAAGGaatacaaattaaagaaaataatcctGCATCCTGAATACGATAGCGATACAGTTAACAATGATGTTGCAATCATGTACCTAGATGGCACTGTAGACATCAATGCTGGTGTTCAACCAATAGAACTGTCAGATAAACCAACTGTTAACTATTTTAATAAAGAATGCATTATCACTGGATGGGGTGCACTAACTGAAG GCGGTAAAAGTCCAAATATACTTCAGCATGCCTCAGTCGATTTCTTCCCTGATGTCAAATGCACAAAAGATTACGGTGATGGGTATAAAAAGCAAACAATGCTTTGTGGTGGAAAACGTGCTGGTGGTATTGATGCATGCCAG ggAGATTCTGGTGGACCATTTGCCTGTAAAGAAAATGGAAAACTGGTATTAAGCG GAGTAACAAGCTGGGGACAAGGTTGTGCTCAAGCTGGAAAAGCTGGCATCTATACCGATGTATTTATGATGAGAAGATTTCTTGATGGACGGCTTGGATTTTAA
- the LOC134725925 gene encoding trypsin-1-like isoform X2 has product MKYLICCVIFGVVAASGNHGGPMSIVGGTNASPNQYPYQISIKGAGYNHFCGGSLVRTGSGEIVVVTAAHCLEGEPASNVQVVVGRHTIDGSSGNQYTKEYKLKKIILHPEYDSDTVNNDVAIMYLDGTVDINAGVQPIELSDKPTVNYFNKECIITGWGALTEGGKSPNILQHASVDFFPDVKCTKDYGDGYKKQTMLCGGKRAGGIDACQGDSGGPFACKENGKLVLSGVTSWGQGCAQAGKAGIYTDVFMS; this is encoded by the exons ATGAAGTATCTAATTTGCTGTGTGATCTTTGGTGTAGTTGCGG CTTCCGGTAATCATGGAGGTCCAATGAGTATAGTTGGTGGAACAAATGCCTCACCCAATCAATATCCTTATCAG aTTTCAATAAAAGGGGCAGGTTATAACCATTTCTGTGGAGGGTCTCTGGTTCGAACTGGAAGCGGTGAAATAGTTGTAGTGACAGCTGCACATTGCTTAGAAGG TGAACCGGCATCTAACGTTCAAGTTGTTGTCGGTAGACATACCATTGATGGCAGCTCAGGAAACCAGTATACAAAGGaatacaaattaaagaaaataatcctGCATCCTGAATACGATAGCGATACAGTTAACAATGATGTTGCAATCATGTACCTAGATGGCACTGTAGACATCAATGCTGGTGTTCAACCAATAGAACTGTCAGATAAACCAACTGTTAACTATTTTAATAAAGAATGCATTATCACTGGATGGGGTGCACTAACTGAAG GCGGTAAAAGTCCAAATATACTTCAGCATGCCTCAGTCGATTTCTTCCCTGATGTCAAATGCACAAAAGATTACGGTGATGGGTATAAAAAGCAAACAATGCTTTGTGGTGGAAAACGTGCTGGTGGTATTGATGCATGCCAG ggAGATTCTGGTGGACCATTTGCCTGTAAAGAAAATGGAAAACTGGTATTAAGCG GAGTAACAAGCTGGGGACAAGGTTGTGCTCAAGCGGGAAAAGCTGGCATCTATACCGATGTATTTATGTCTTGA
- the LOC134725925 gene encoding trypsin-1-like isoform X3 codes for MKYLICCVIFGVVAASGNHGGPMSIVGGTNASPNQYPYQISIKGAGYNHFCGGSLVRTGSGEIVVVTAAHCLEGEPASNVQVVVGRHTIDGSSGNQYTKEYKLKKIILHPEYDSDTVNNDVAIMYLDGTVDINAGVQPIELSDKPTVNYFNKECIITGWGALTEGGKSPNILQHASVDFFPDVKCTKDYGDGYKKQTMLCGGKRAGGIDACQGDSGGPFACKENGKLVLSGVTSWGQGCAQAGKAGIYTDVFTS; via the exons ATGAAGTATCTAATTTGCTGTGTGATCTTTGGTGTAGTTGCGG CTTCCGGTAATCATGGAGGTCCAATGAGTATAGTTGGTGGAACAAATGCCTCACCCAATCAATATCCTTATCAG aTTTCAATAAAAGGGGCAGGTTATAACCATTTCTGTGGAGGGTCTCTGGTTCGAACTGGAAGCGGTGAAATAGTTGTAGTGACAGCTGCACATTGCTTAGAAGG TGAACCGGCATCTAACGTTCAAGTTGTTGTCGGTAGACATACCATTGATGGCAGCTCAGGAAACCAGTATACAAAGGaatacaaattaaagaaaataatcctGCATCCTGAATACGATAGCGATACAGTTAACAATGATGTTGCAATCATGTACCTAGATGGCACTGTAGACATCAATGCTGGTGTTCAACCAATAGAACTGTCAGATAAACCAACTGTTAACTATTTTAATAAAGAATGCATTATCACTGGATGGGGTGCACTAACTGAAG GCGGTAAAAGTCCAAATATACTTCAGCATGCCTCAGTCGATTTCTTCCCTGATGTCAAATGCACAAAAGATTACGGTGATGGGTATAAAAAGCAAACAATGCTTTGTGGTGGAAAACGTGCTGGTGGTATTGATGCATGCCAG ggAGATTCTGGTGGACCATTTGCCTGTAAAGAAAATGGAAAACTGGTATTAAGCG GAGTAACAAGCTGGGGACAAGGTTGTGCTCAAGCTGGAAAAGCTGGCATCTATACCGATGTATTTACGTCTTGA